From a region of the Hypanus sabinus isolate sHypSab1 chromosome 2, sHypSab1.hap1, whole genome shotgun sequence genome:
- the LOC132404436 gene encoding transmembrane 4 L6 family member 4-like, with protein sequence MCYNKCARCLGITLVPLSLLCIIANTLLFFPNGETGYNTPEKLADSVWCFSGILGSGLLMVFPILVFMGMENNDCCGCCGNEDCGKRFANFSSVIFAGIGVAGAAYCFIVSAVGLNTGPKCTTTESNSSYIYPFINGDYLQNHTMWDECIEPPSIVPWHVTLFALLLVMSGVQLALCAIQVINGLIGFICGECSCCSCCNSA encoded by the exons ATGTGTTACAATAAGTGTGCACGATGCCTTGGCATCACCCTGGTCCCTCTGTCTCTTCTGTGCATTATTGCAAACACCTTGCTTTTCTTCCCGAATGGAGAAACGGGGTATAACACCCCGGAGAAACTGGCGGACAGTGTCTGGTGCTTCAGTGGGATTTTGGGCTCGGGATTGTTG atggtgttccCAATCCTGGTGTTCATGGGAATGGAAAACAACGACTGCTGTGGGTGTTGTGGAAATGAAGACTGCGGTAAAAGATTTGCG AATTTTTCTTCTGTGATCTTTGCCGGGATCGGAGTGGCAGGAGCTGCTTATTGCTTCATTGTTTCCGCGGTGGGTCTCAACACtggaccaaaatgtaccaccACAGAGAGCAACAGTAGCTATATCTACCCCTTCATTAACGG TGATTACCTGCAGAATCACACGATGTGGGATGAATGCATAGAGCCTCCCAGTATTGTCCCCTGGCACGTAACGTTGTTCGCTCTCCTGCTGGTAATGAGTGGAGTCCAGCTCGCCCTCTGTGCCATTCAAGTGATCAACGGGCTGATTGGTTTTATCTGTGGCGAGTGCAGCTGTTGTTCCTGCTGCAATTCAG CCTAG